In Propionispora hippei DSM 15287, the DNA window GATCAGGGGCCGCTTTATGTGGTGCGTCAGCGGGAAAGGGAAGATGGGAGTTATTCTTTAGTCGTTGCTGCGAAAATGGAAAAGGAGGTGCAGTGATATGGCTTATAAAATTCAAGATGAATGTATTGCTTGCGGTTCTTGCGCTGGTACATGCCCGGTGGGTGCTATCGCAGAAGGCAACCCGATAT includes these proteins:
- a CDS encoding DUF362 domain-containing protein; translated protein: MAYKIQDECIACGSCAGTCPVGAIAEGNPIYVISDECVECGACAAVCPVGAIVAP